From Curtobacterium sp. SGAir0471, the proteins below share one genomic window:
- a CDS encoding vitamin K epoxide reductase family protein, producing the protein MSTSATTPRRPVAMAVFLIVTGAVGLFAAFNLVLDEFAKYENPSKALSCDVSPFVNCSQVMTSWQGSLFGFPNPLLGVMGFVAPIAVGVMLLAGMRGGHRWFWVLFNAGVFLAWVFVTWLFTQTVWVIGYLCPWCLLVWSVTIPMFWIFTTWNAAQGRFGAGLQRLGRTLLPYSWAFVLANYAVIVVCILIVFPRVLSTLPF; encoded by the coding sequence GTGAGCACGAGCGCAACCACGCCCCGCCGCCCGGTCGCGATGGCGGTCTTCCTCATCGTCACCGGAGCAGTCGGCCTCTTCGCCGCGTTCAACCTGGTGCTGGACGAGTTCGCGAAGTACGAGAACCCCTCGAAGGCGCTCAGCTGCGACGTCAGCCCGTTCGTGAACTGCTCGCAGGTGATGACGAGCTGGCAGGGCTCCCTGTTCGGCTTCCCGAACCCGCTGCTCGGCGTGATGGGCTTCGTCGCCCCGATCGCCGTCGGCGTGATGCTCCTCGCGGGCATGCGGGGCGGGCACCGCTGGTTCTGGGTGCTGTTCAACGCCGGGGTGTTCCTGGCGTGGGTGTTCGTCACCTGGCTGTTCACGCAGACGGTCTGGGTGATCGGCTACCTCTGCCCGTGGTGCCTGCTGGTGTGGAGCGTGACGATCCCGATGTTCTGGATCTTCACGACGTGGAACGCGGCGCAGGGACGCTTCGGTGCCGGACTCCAGCGGCTCGGGCGCACGCTGCTGCCCTACTCGTGGGCGTTCGTGCTGGCGAACTACGCCGTGATCGTGGTCTGCATCCTCATCGTGTTCCCGCGGGTCCTCTCGACGCTGCCGTTCTGA
- a CDS encoding Rne/Rng family ribonuclease: MVEQNTDNPNNEEVAPKRRGRLFGSRRARSTGQEARGDVDTDTSGVETVALTGDAPDAESAAAGETAADETVEQETAPADGAVEVAVEQVPAAAAEPQDVSTVTGSLPVVEEAGATAPTDDVAAEAAGAPAAADSDEVTTVSEPAAAVATDADDASGASRPEPASAPEADEPFVPKATSTLSLIFHAPVLPDLPVRAARDEDDDEDDEQGGSRRRSRRRGSSADRQERGVREPRDHQEPRRREPELITEPQRIKGSTRLEAKKQRRRDGRDAGRRRTVITEDEFLARRESVDRQMIVRSSSSKIEIGVLEDNVLAEHYVTKSHNVSLIGNVYLGKVQNVLPSMEAAFVDIGRGRNAVLYAGEVDWNSVDTGNHGRRIEAALKPGDKVLVQVTKDPVGHKGARLTSQVSLPGRYLVYVPNGSMNGISRKLPDTERARLKKILKEVLPEHAGVIVRTAAEGATEEQLTRDVQRLTSQWEAIQKKVQNGHAPVMLHSEPDLLVKIVRDVFNEDFTKLIIDGDAARGTIEDYLDAVAPDLKDRVEIYDGPDSFEEYRLNEQIEKALDRKVWLPSGGSLVIDRTEAMTVVDVNTGKFVGSGGNLEETVTKNNLEAAEEIVRQLRLRDIGGIIVIDFIDMVLESNRDLVLRRLVECLSRDRTKHQVAEVTSLGLVQMTRKKIGVGLRESLDEVNAKVNDNNADPGPSKSRRKGRGGNGSTGGNGNGQGGTGHAGNGGSGNGSAAQSSQAHQITEDVKNALSRIAASTLPHDEASSGTPVTGVASPRGGAATPEAEAGVSSAADAPASSASPVSAPERGSEGATGAGDRDSEQPSGSKRRRRRGGRGAGSAAPEQRGDDERGAHEHGTERGAEERAVERVADDAVPDRDARAGTSASGAAPARGTAPEAPAQDPAPAKTAPARRRVSSSAPVTPTENTVAILDIPVAVTKREPRPSRDDAESLLDSVLQALPEPKQPGQGRSRSRRVSSPSISAPATSDGDGQDDGSVMVGN; the protein is encoded by the coding sequence ATGGTGGAGCAGAACACCGACAACCCGAACAACGAAGAAGTCGCACCGAAGCGCCGAGGCCGCCTGTTCGGCAGCCGTCGCGCCCGGTCCACCGGCCAGGAGGCCCGTGGTGACGTCGACACCGACACCTCGGGTGTCGAGACGGTCGCGCTGACCGGCGACGCACCGGACGCGGAGAGCGCTGCGGCTGGCGAGACCGCGGCTGACGAGACCGTCGAGCAGGAGACCGCGCCGGCGGACGGCGCCGTCGAGGTCGCGGTCGAGCAGGTCCCGGCCGCCGCTGCGGAGCCCCAGGACGTGTCGACGGTCACGGGCAGCCTGCCCGTCGTCGAGGAGGCGGGCGCCACGGCACCGACGGACGACGTCGCTGCCGAGGCAGCCGGCGCGCCCGCGGCGGCCGACTCGGACGAGGTGACCACCGTGTCCGAGCCCGCCGCTGCGGTGGCGACGGACGCGGACGACGCGAGCGGTGCCTCCCGGCCGGAGCCCGCCTCCGCGCCCGAGGCGGACGAGCCCTTCGTGCCGAAGGCGACCAGCACCCTCAGCCTGATCTTCCACGCGCCGGTCCTGCCGGACCTGCCGGTCCGCGCCGCGCGCGACGAGGACGACGACGAGGACGACGAGCAGGGCGGCAGCCGCCGTCGCTCGCGACGTCGTGGCAGCAGCGCGGACCGCCAGGAGCGCGGCGTCCGCGAGCCCCGCGACCACCAGGAGCCGCGCCGCCGCGAGCCGGAGCTCATCACCGAGCCGCAGCGCATCAAGGGGTCGACCCGACTCGAGGCGAAGAAGCAGCGTCGTCGCGACGGCCGTGACGCCGGTCGCCGTCGCACGGTGATCACCGAGGACGAGTTCCTCGCCCGTCGCGAGAGCGTCGACCGCCAGATGATCGTGCGGTCGAGCTCGTCGAAGATCGAGATCGGCGTGCTCGAGGACAACGTCCTCGCCGAGCACTACGTCACCAAGTCGCACAACGTCTCGCTCATCGGGAACGTCTACCTCGGCAAGGTGCAGAACGTGCTGCCCTCGATGGAGGCGGCGTTCGTCGACATCGGTCGCGGCCGCAACGCCGTGCTGTACGCCGGTGAGGTCGACTGGAACTCGGTCGACACCGGCAACCACGGCCGTCGCATCGAGGCCGCGCTCAAGCCGGGCGACAAGGTCCTCGTGCAGGTCACGAAGGACCCGGTCGGGCACAAGGGCGCGCGCCTGACCTCGCAGGTCTCCCTGCCGGGCCGCTACCTCGTCTACGTGCCGAACGGCTCGATGAACGGCATCTCGCGCAAGCTGCCCGACACCGAGCGCGCGCGCCTGAAGAAGATCCTCAAGGAGGTCCTGCCGGAACACGCGGGCGTCATCGTCCGCACCGCGGCGGAGGGTGCGACCGAGGAGCAGCTCACCCGCGACGTGCAGCGCCTCACCAGCCAGTGGGAGGCGATCCAGAAGAAGGTGCAGAACGGGCACGCCCCGGTGATGCTGCACTCGGAGCCGGACCTGCTCGTCAAGATCGTCCGTGACGTCTTCAACGAGGACTTCACGAAGCTCATCATCGACGGCGACGCGGCCCGCGGGACGATCGAGGACTACCTCGACGCCGTCGCGCCCGACCTCAAGGACCGCGTCGAGATCTACGACGGCCCGGACTCGTTCGAGGAGTACCGCCTCAACGAGCAGATCGAGAAGGCCCTGGACCGCAAGGTCTGGCTGCCCTCGGGTGGGTCGCTCGTGATCGACCGCACCGAGGCCATGACGGTCGTCGACGTCAACACGGGCAAGTTCGTCGGCTCCGGCGGCAACCTCGAGGAGACCGTCACCAAGAACAACCTCGAGGCGGCCGAGGAGATCGTCCGGCAACTCCGCCTGCGTGACATCGGCGGCATCATCGTCATCGACTTCATCGACATGGTGCTCGAGTCGAACCGCGACCTGGTGCTCCGTCGACTCGTCGAGTGCCTGAGCCGCGACCGCACGAAGCACCAGGTGGCCGAGGTCACCTCGCTCGGGCTCGTGCAGATGACCCGCAAGAAGATCGGTGTCGGCCTGCGCGAGTCGCTCGACGAGGTCAACGCCAAGGTCAACGACAACAACGCGGACCCCGGCCCCTCGAAGTCGCGGCGCAAGGGCCGCGGTGGCAACGGCTCCACCGGCGGCAACGGCAACGGCCAGGGAGGCACCGGGCACGCCGGCAACGGCGGCTCCGGCAACGGGTCGGCCGCTCAGTCGTCGCAGGCCCACCAGATCACCGAGGACGTCAAGAACGCGCTGTCCCGCATCGCGGCCTCGACGCTGCCGCACGACGAGGCGTCGTCCGGTACACCGGTGACCGGTGTGGCGTCGCCGCGCGGCGGTGCCGCGACGCCGGAGGCCGAGGCCGGTGTGTCCTCGGCTGCCGACGCACCCGCGTCGAGCGCCTCCCCGGTCTCCGCGCCCGAGCGCGGGTCGGAGGGCGCCACCGGCGCGGGAGACCGTGACAGCGAGCAGCCGTCCGGCTCCAAGCGTCGTCGCCGCCGTGGTGGTCGTGGTGCCGGCAGTGCTGCACCCGAACAGCGCGGGGACGACGAGCGCGGTGCCCACGAGCACGGAACCGAGCGTGGGGCCGAGGAGCGTGCCGTCGAGCGTGTTGCCGACGACGCCGTGCCGGACCGCGACGCTCGTGCCGGGACCTCGGCGTCCGGGGCGGCTCCGGCGCGGGGGACCGCTCCAGAGGCGCCCGCGCAGGACCCGGCTCCCGCGAAGACCGCGCCGGCCCGTCGCCGCGTGAGCTCGAGTGCTCCCGTCACCCCGACCGAGAACACCGTCGCGATCCTCGACATCCCGGTGGCCGTGACCAAGCGTGAGCCCCGACCGTCCCGCGACGACGCCGAGTCGCTGCTCGACTCCGTGCTGCAGGCGCTCCCGGAGCCCAAGCAGCCGGGGCAGGGCCGTTCTCGGTCGCGCCGCGTGTCGTCGCCGAGCATCAGCGCGCCGGCGACGTCCGACGGCGACGGGCAGGACGACGGCTCCGTGATGGTGGGGAACTGA
- a CDS encoding DUF4031 domain-containing protein has translation MTVLIDPPTWPAHDTVWSHLVSDASYDELHAFAERAGIPRRAFDHDHYDVPRSRYDDLVAAGATAVTGRELVLRLIASGLRVPQRDKRGKGRRAH, from the coding sequence GTGACCGTGTTGATCGACCCGCCGACGTGGCCCGCCCACGACACCGTCTGGTCGCACCTCGTCAGTGACGCATCCTACGACGAGCTCCACGCGTTCGCCGAACGGGCCGGTATCCCTCGCCGTGCGTTCGACCACGACCACTACGACGTACCGCGCTCGCGCTACGACGACCTCGTCGCCGCGGGGGCGACGGCGGTCACCGGTCGTGAGCTGGTGCTCCGGCTCATCGCCAGCGGCCTGCGGGTGCCGCAGCGCGACAAGCGCGGGAAGGGCCGGCGCGCGCACTGA
- the rplU gene encoding 50S ribosomal protein L21: MVYAVVRAGGRQEKVEVGTILTIDRAKADDKGNIDLAPVLLVDGDTVTSAASELANVTVTAQVLEDLRGPKVVIQKFKNKTGYKKRQGFRAELTRVKITSIA; this comes from the coding sequence GTGGTTTACGCAGTAGTGCGCGCCGGCGGCCGTCAGGAGAAGGTCGAGGTCGGCACGATCCTCACGATCGACCGTGCCAAGGCCGACGACAAGGGCAACATCGACCTCGCCCCGGTGCTCCTCGTGGACGGTGACACGGTCACGTCGGCGGCTTCCGAGCTCGCGAACGTGACCGTCACCGCCCAGGTGCTCGAGGACCTCCGCGGCCCCAAGGTCGTCATCCAGAAGTTCAAGAACAAGACCGGGTACAAGAAGCGCCAGGGCTTCCGCGCTGAGCTCACCCGCGTCAAGATCACCTCGATCGCGTAA
- the rpmA gene encoding 50S ribosomal protein L27, which produces MAHKKGASSTRNGRDSNAQRLGVKRFGGEVVNAGEIILRQRGTHFHPGANVGRGGDDTLFALSAGSVEFGTKGGRKVVNIVNA; this is translated from the coding sequence ATGGCACACAAGAAGGGTGCGAGCTCCACTCGCAACGGTCGTGACTCGAACGCACAGCGCCTCGGCGTGAAGCGCTTCGGTGGCGAGGTCGTCAACGCCGGCGAGATCATCCTCCGCCAGCGTGGCACCCACTTCCACCCGGGCGCCAACGTCGGCCGCGGTGGCGACGACACGCTGTTCGCCCTCTCGGCCGGTTCGGTCGAGTTCGGAACCAAGGGCGGCCGCAAGGTCGTCAACATCGTCAACGCGTAA
- the obgE gene encoding GTPase ObgE: MATFVDRVTLHLTAGNGGNGCVSVRREKFKPLAGPDGGNGGDGGDIVLVADPQVTTLLGYHRSPHRSSRNGQPGMGDMRSGVSGETLELPVPIGTVVHDEDGEVLADMTEPGMRVVVAPGGQGGLGNAALATTKRKAPGFALLGTPGWTGDVSLELKTIADVALVGFPSAGKSSLIAAISAAKPKIADYPFTTLTPNLGVVESGEVRFTVADVPGLIEGASEGKGLGLEFLRHVERCEALLHVIDCATLDPGRDPISDLDVILGELERYPVPEGQTPLLERPQLVALNKVDVPEAAELAEFVTAELEERGYRVFPISTASRKGLRELTFALAEVVEQARADRPAAPEQERIVLRPKAVDEKPFTVRAEGGEEHRFYRVRGAKPERWVVQTDFTNEEAIGYLADRLAKLGVEDGLFKAGAVAGSTVVIGGDGGMVFDWEPTLTSTAELITSARGTDARVGGSSRPTRNERREEYFERMDAKAAARAKLEQERVSGLWADDDRDDQD; this comes from the coding sequence ATGGCGACCTTCGTCGACCGCGTGACCCTGCACCTCACCGCGGGGAACGGCGGCAACGGCTGCGTGTCGGTCCGCCGTGAGAAGTTCAAGCCCCTCGCCGGCCCCGACGGCGGCAACGGTGGCGACGGGGGCGACATCGTCCTGGTCGCCGATCCGCAGGTGACGACCCTGCTCGGGTACCACCGCTCGCCCCACCGCTCGTCGCGCAACGGCCAGCCCGGCATGGGCGACATGCGCAGCGGTGTGAGCGGCGAGACGCTCGAGCTGCCCGTCCCGATCGGCACGGTGGTGCACGACGAGGACGGCGAGGTCCTGGCGGACATGACCGAGCCCGGCATGCGGGTCGTCGTGGCACCAGGTGGCCAGGGCGGTCTCGGCAACGCGGCCCTCGCGACCACCAAGCGCAAGGCCCCCGGCTTCGCGCTCCTCGGCACCCCGGGGTGGACCGGCGACGTCAGCCTCGAGCTGAAGACGATCGCCGACGTCGCCCTGGTCGGGTTCCCGAGTGCCGGCAAGTCCTCGCTCATCGCCGCGATCTCCGCCGCGAAGCCGAAGATCGCCGACTACCCGTTCACGACCCTGACGCCGAACCTCGGCGTCGTCGAGTCGGGTGAGGTCCGCTTCACCGTCGCCGACGTGCCCGGTCTGATCGAGGGCGCGTCGGAGGGCAAGGGCCTCGGCCTCGAGTTCCTCCGTCACGTGGAGCGTTGCGAGGCGCTCCTGCACGTCATCGACTGCGCCACGCTCGACCCCGGTCGCGACCCGATCAGCGACCTCGACGTCATCCTGGGCGAGCTCGAGCGCTACCCGGTGCCGGAGGGGCAGACCCCGCTGCTCGAGCGTCCGCAGCTCGTCGCGCTGAACAAGGTCGACGTGCCCGAGGCCGCGGAGCTCGCCGAGTTCGTCACCGCCGAGCTGGAGGAGCGGGGCTACCGCGTCTTCCCGATCTCGACCGCGTCCCGCAAGGGTCTCCGGGAGCTGACGTTCGCCCTGGCCGAGGTCGTCGAGCAGGCCCGCGCCGACCGTCCCGCCGCGCCCGAGCAGGAGCGCATCGTGCTCCGCCCGAAGGCCGTCGACGAGAAGCCCTTCACCGTGCGCGCCGAGGGCGGCGAGGAGCACCGCTTCTACCGGGTCCGCGGCGCGAAGCCCGAGCGCTGGGTCGTGCAGACGGACTTCACCAACGAGGAGGCGATCGGCTACCTGGCCGACCGTCTGGCGAAGCTCGGCGTCGAGGACGGTCTGTTCAAGGCCGGAGCCGTCGCCGGGTCCACCGTGGTCATCGGTGGCGACGGCGGCATGGTCTTCGACTGGGAGCCGACGCTGACCTCGACCGCGGAGCTCATCACGAGCGCCCGCGGCACGGACGCCCGCGTCGGTGGATCGTCGCGCCCGACCCGCAACGAGCGCCGCGAGGAGTACTTCGAGCGCATGGATGCCAAGGCCGCCGCGCGCGCGAAGCTCGAGCAGGAGCGCGTGTCCGGCCTGTGGGCCGACGACGACCGCGACGACCAGGACTGA
- the proB gene encoding glutamate 5-kinase: protein MTDTHARTELGPVSRRQDVPRARRLVVKVGSSSVSGDNTGQIAALVDALAAAHARGTEVVLVSSGAIATGFPFLGLEGRPEDLATQQAAAATGQNVLMFRYQKELDRHGIVAAQVLLTAGDMQNPTHRVNAQRAVDRLLALRVLPIVNENDTVATHEIRFGDNDRLAALVARLLGADALVLLSDVESLYTRPPEHPDAEPIDEVPFGDELAGVTFGSVGSAGVGTGGAGTKVAAARLAAEAGTSVLVTGTALVDRALAGEHVGTWFQAAPRS from the coding sequence ATGACCGACACGCACGCGCGCACCGAGCTCGGCCCCGTCAGCCGGCGGCAGGACGTGCCGCGTGCGCGTCGGCTCGTCGTGAAGGTCGGTTCGTCGTCGGTCAGCGGCGACAACACGGGGCAGATCGCCGCGCTCGTCGACGCCCTGGCCGCCGCGCACGCACGGGGCACCGAGGTGGTCCTGGTGTCCTCCGGCGCCATCGCGACCGGCTTCCCGTTCCTCGGGCTCGAGGGACGCCCCGAGGACCTGGCGACCCAGCAGGCAGCCGCGGCGACCGGGCAGAACGTCCTCATGTTCCGGTACCAGAAGGAGCTCGACCGGCACGGCATCGTCGCGGCCCAGGTGCTGCTCACCGCGGGCGACATGCAGAACCCGACCCACCGGGTCAACGCCCAGCGGGCAGTCGACCGCCTGCTCGCGCTGCGGGTGCTCCCCATCGTGAACGAGAACGACACGGTCGCCACCCACGAGATCCGGTTCGGTGACAACGACCGGCTCGCGGCGCTCGTCGCACGACTCCTCGGCGCCGACGCGCTCGTGCTGCTGTCCGACGTCGAGTCGCTCTACACGCGGCCGCCGGAGCACCCGGACGCCGAACCCATCGACGAGGTCCCGTTCGGCGACGAGCTCGCCGGGGTCACCTTCGGGTCGGTCGGCTCGGCCGGCGTCGGCACCGGGGGAGCGGGGACGAAGGTCGCCGCTGCCCGGCTCGCGGCCGAGGCGGGGACGTCGGTCCTCGTGACCGGTACCGCGCTCGTCGACCGGGCGCTGGCCGGCGAGCACGTGGGCACCTGGTTCCAGGCGGCGCCCAGGAGCTGA
- a CDS encoding glutamate-5-semialdehyde dehydrogenase, with amino-acid sequence MSSTVTAPSLTDKLVASRAASAALATATTAVKDQALRAVAAALRDGADAIVAANHGDLVAGEDSGLSSGLLDRLRLDAARIDALAAAVEHVVGLPDPVGDLVRGSRLPNGLQLTQVRVPFGVVGAIYEARPNVTVDIAALALKSGNAVVLRGGSAAQRTNAELVERIRGAVVSVGLPADLVQTIDEFGRQGATDLMRARGLVDVLVPRGSASLIQTVVTESQVPVIETGAGVVHVYLDASAPLERSIDIVLNSKVQRPSVCNALETLLVHERAAQRLLPVLADRLRAAGVTLRGDDATRTIVPGVLRATEADWATESMDLDLSIRVVPDVDAAMAHIARWSTHHTESIVTDDVDTAERFLAEVDSAVVMANASTRFTDGGEFGFGAEVGISTQKLHARGPMGLPELTSTKWIVRGHGQIRG; translated from the coding sequence ATGTCGTCGACCGTCACCGCCCCCTCGCTCACCGACAAGCTGGTCGCGTCGCGTGCTGCCTCGGCGGCGCTCGCCACGGCCACGACCGCAGTCAAGGACCAGGCGCTCCGAGCGGTCGCGGCCGCACTGCGCGACGGCGCGGACGCCATCGTGGCGGCGAACCACGGAGACCTCGTCGCGGGCGAGGACAGCGGGCTGTCCTCGGGCCTCCTCGACCGCCTGCGACTGGACGCCGCACGGATCGACGCCCTGGCGGCCGCTGTCGAGCACGTCGTCGGGCTCCCGGACCCGGTCGGCGACCTCGTCCGCGGGTCGCGGCTCCCCAACGGACTCCAGCTCACCCAGGTCCGCGTGCCGTTCGGCGTGGTCGGCGCCATCTACGAAGCACGCCCGAACGTCACGGTCGACATCGCCGCGCTCGCGTTGAAGAGCGGCAACGCCGTCGTGCTCCGCGGTGGCTCGGCGGCGCAGCGCACCAACGCCGAGCTCGTCGAGCGCATCCGCGGCGCGGTGGTCTCGGTGGGCCTGCCGGCGGACCTCGTGCAGACGATCGACGAGTTCGGACGCCAGGGCGCAACCGACCTCATGCGCGCGCGCGGACTCGTCGACGTGCTCGTGCCGCGGGGGAGCGCGTCGTTGATCCAGACCGTCGTCACCGAGTCGCAGGTGCCCGTGATCGAGACGGGCGCGGGTGTCGTGCACGTGTACCTCGATGCGTCGGCGCCGCTCGAGCGCTCCATCGACATCGTGCTGAACAGCAAGGTGCAGCGGCCGAGCGTCTGCAACGCCCTCGAGACGCTGCTCGTGCACGAACGGGCGGCCCAACGGCTGCTGCCGGTCCTGGCCGACCGCCTCCGCGCGGCCGGGGTGACCCTGCGCGGGGACGATGCCACGCGGACCATCGTGCCCGGCGTGCTCCGAGCGACCGAGGCGGACTGGGCGACGGAGTCGATGGACCTCGACCTGTCGATCCGCGTGGTGCCGGACGTCGACGCGGCCATGGCGCACATCGCCCGGTGGTCCACGCACCACACCGAGTCCATCGTGACGGACGACGTCGACACCGCCGAGCGCTTCCTGGCCGAGGTCGACTCGGCAGTCGTCATGGCGAACGCGTCGACCCGGTTCACCGACGGCGGCGAGTTCGGCTTCGGGGCCGAGGTCGGCATCTCGACGCAGAAGCTGCACGCGCGCGGGCCGATGGGCCTGCCCGAACTGACCAGTACCAAGTGGATCGTGCGCGGGCACGGACAGATCCGCGGCTAG
- the nadD gene encoding nicotinate-nucleotide adenylyltransferase produces MLESTGRPRIGVMGGTFDPIHHGHLVAASEVARAFDLDEVVFVPTGQPYMKSDVTDAEHRYLMTVVATASNPMFTVSRVDIDRPGPTYTVDTLRDLRDQRPDAQLVFISGADAVQQILDWKDHDGLWDLAHFVAVTRPGHDLSITGLPERDVSLLEVPALAISSTDCRDRVRRGHPVWYLVPDGVVQYISKHHLYRSVA; encoded by the coding sequence ATGCTCGAGAGCACGGGGCGCCCACGCATCGGCGTGATGGGCGGCACGTTCGACCCGATCCACCACGGGCACCTCGTGGCGGCGTCGGAGGTCGCCCGTGCGTTCGACCTGGACGAGGTCGTCTTCGTCCCCACCGGTCAGCCGTACATGAAGTCGGACGTCACCGACGCCGAACACCGGTACCTGATGACCGTCGTCGCGACCGCATCGAACCCGATGTTCACGGTCAGCCGGGTCGACATCGACCGTCCCGGACCCACGTACACGGTCGACACGCTCCGCGACCTGCGGGACCAGCGACCGGATGCGCAACTCGTCTTCATCTCGGGCGCGGACGCCGTTCAGCAGATCCTCGACTGGAAGGATCATGATGGGCTCTGGGACCTCGCGCACTTCGTCGCGGTCACCCGTCCGGGCCACGATCTGAGCATCACCGGACTCCCCGAACGAGACGTGAGCTTGCTCGAAGTCCCCGCACTGGCGATATCCTCGACCGATTGCCGCGACCGGGTCAGGCGCGGCCACCCCGTGTGGTACTTGGTCCCAGACGGAGTCGTCCAGTACATCTCCAAGCACCACCTGTATCGGAGCGTTGCATGA
- the rsfS gene encoding ribosome silencing factor: MTASSRAVELVQIAAQAADAKQAEDLVALDVTGPLQLTDVFLLATGRNERNVLAIADEVEERLIAAGAKPLRREGRTEGRWVLIDFGDIVVHVFHEEDRQYYSLERLWSDCPTIPLELPVDHTA, translated from the coding sequence GTGACCGCCTCCTCACGCGCAGTGGAACTCGTACAGATCGCCGCTCAGGCGGCCGACGCGAAGCAGGCCGAAGACCTCGTCGCCCTCGACGTGACCGGGCCGCTGCAGCTCACCGACGTGTTCCTGCTCGCGACCGGTCGGAACGAGCGCAACGTGCTCGCCATCGCGGACGAGGTCGAGGAACGCCTGATCGCTGCCGGGGCCAAGCCGCTCCGTCGCGAGGGCCGGACCGAGGGCCGCTGGGTCCTCATCGACTTCGGTGACATCGTCGTGCACGTCTTCCACGAGGAAGACCGCCAGTACTACTCGCTCGAGCGCCTCTGGTCGGACTGCCCGACGATCCCGCTCGAGCTGCCCGTCGACCACACGGCGTAG
- a CDS encoding aldose 1-epimerase family protein, with translation MSNDAPLAGAPLSGSALTITAGGYIAEIASVGASLRTLRAEGRDLVVPFSADEVRPAFRGAVLAPWPNRVVDGRYAFGGQDHELALTEPKRHHALHGLVAWTDFRVVAHEPDRAVLATTVPAQEGYPYRVEVLVEYRVDADGLHTTVTGTNTGGDAAPWGTGPHPYLVAGEGRVDDWTLTLPAAEVLEVTEDRLVPTGLAPVHDEFDLRTATPIGERFIDHAFTGFDRDAEGLATIELTAADGHGVRVSFGPECGWAQVHTADHVVPEYHRVGLAVEPMTCAPDAFNAGEEAGLVVLAPGAAHAASWTIAAV, from the coding sequence ATGAGCAACGACGCGCCCCTGGCCGGAGCCCCGCTGTCCGGATCCGCCCTGACGATCACCGCCGGCGGGTACATCGCCGAGATCGCCTCGGTCGGGGCGTCGCTCCGGACCCTCCGCGCCGAGGGACGCGACCTGGTCGTGCCGTTCTCCGCCGACGAGGTCCGTCCGGCCTTCCGCGGCGCCGTGCTGGCACCCTGGCCGAACCGGGTCGTCGACGGCCGGTACGCGTTCGGCGGGCAGGACCACGAGCTCGCGCTGACCGAGCCGAAGCGGCACCACGCGCTGCACGGCCTCGTCGCGTGGACGGACTTCCGTGTCGTCGCCCACGAGCCCGACCGAGCGGTGCTCGCCACGACGGTCCCCGCGCAGGAGGGGTACCCGTACCGCGTCGAGGTGCTCGTCGAGTACCGCGTGGACGCCGACGGGCTGCACACGACCGTCACCGGGACGAACACCGGTGGGGACGCCGCGCCGTGGGGTACCGGTCCGCACCCGTACCTCGTCGCCGGCGAGGGCCGTGTCGACGACTGGACCCTGACCCTGCCCGCCGCCGAGGTGCTCGAGGTCACCGAGGACCGCCTCGTGCCGACCGGCCTGGCCCCCGTGCACGACGAGTTCGACCTGCGCACGGCGACCCCGATCGGGGAGCGGTTCATCGACCACGCGTTCACCGGGTTCGACCGCGACGCCGAGGGCCTGGCGACGATCGAGCTCACCGCGGCGGACGGCCACGGCGTGCGGGTGTCCTTCGGGCCGGAGTGCGGCTGGGCGCAGGTGCACACCGCCGACCACGTCGTGCCGGAGTACCACCGTGTCGGCCTCGCGGTCGAGCCGATGACCTGCGCGCCGGACGCCTTCAACGCGGGCGAGGAGGCCGGCCTCGTCGTGCTCGCCCCCGGTGCCGCGCACGCCGCCTCGTGGACGATCGCCGCGGTCTGA